A stretch of the Planktothricoides raciborskii GIHE-MW2 genome encodes the following:
- the crtB gene encoding cyanoexosortase B: MQILEKKSSLIQQYSGWIVIGLLTIIYAPLVMYWYDGWLNKSISIEHEYFSHGLIGLPFAAYIAWGDRQKWLKLPEKTHPIGGFLLGLAAVFYLSTLPDLVNLSLPIVLAGICLWLKGIDGLKMQGFPLLLVCLATPNQIPYLISPYIIPLQAFIAAIAGFILLQFSINVRVENIYLYVNDAVVEVAPHCSGLKMLLTSLYVALMLLYWRDDLSSRFKINLFLFSTVILSVLGNIIRNTLLTFFYGTERDHLFHWLHESWGGDLYSACMLGLLIPLLIGIENIADHLTVPPHES, encoded by the coding sequence ATGCAAATTCTGGAAAAAAAATCTAGTTTAATTCAGCAATATTCCGGCTGGATCGTTATCGGATTATTAACGATAATTTACGCGCCTTTAGTCATGTATTGGTATGACGGATGGTTAAATAAAAGTATTAGTATTGAGCACGAATATTTTAGCCACGGCTTAATTGGCCTGCCTTTTGCTGCCTATATTGCTTGGGGCGATCGCCAAAAATGGCTCAAATTGCCTGAAAAAACTCATCCCATAGGTGGATTTTTACTTGGTTTAGCAGCGGTATTTTATCTCAGCACTTTACCAGACTTAGTAAATTTATCCTTGCCGATAGTTTTAGCGGGAATTTGTTTATGGTTAAAAGGAATCGATGGATTAAAAATGCAAGGATTTCCCCTGTTGCTGGTTTGCCTTGCCACTCCTAACCAAATTCCCTACTTAATCTCTCCTTATATTATTCCATTGCAAGCATTTATTGCCGCGATCGCTGGGTTTATTTTACTTCAATTTAGCATAAATGTTAGAGTGGAAAATATTTATTTATATGTCAATGATGCCGTAGTCGAAGTAGCCCCCCATTGTTCTGGCTTAAAAATGTTACTAACGAGTTTATATGTAGCGTTAATGTTACTATACTGGAGAGATGACTTATCCTCCCGATTCAAAATAAATCTATTTTTATTCAGTACAGTGATTTTGAGTGTACTGGGTAATATTATTAGAAATACGTTACTGACATTTTTTTATGGCACAGAACGGGATCATCTTTTTCATTGGTTACATGAAAGTTGGGGCGGAGATTTATACTCAGCATGTATGTTAGGTTTGTTAATTCCCCTGCTGATTGGCATAGAAAACATCGCTGACCATTTAACGGTGCCACCTCACGAGTCATAA
- a CDS encoding SLBB domain-containing protein, which produces MNSQHSTLNILLLVCLGVIQWPFSIFARPAQVLAATNICQLPTRAGISSNPVPPTANGTANGGNIPSLIPSPIPSLNSPGSRIPVSPVAEPDLPNTSPLPTPPAEVPRQTRRDRANRLGRYRLGPGDQIYIEVQPFNELSLQTAINPEGSIVLPLIGAISLEKLTPAQAQQKIQAQLNQYLVNPIVSLQLLVPRPINVTITGEVARPGFYPVTPTGATLATLLATAGGTTANADLRQVRLRWTENDGILREQEVNLLTPLTQGQPIPDIPLEDGDAIVVPKRESLEDRQYNRSLISRSNLVAPPSAVEITVLGEVAQPGFYILPPSIRPLADALLIAGGATPAADLRCVIVRRLQDDGTLTEPIFLDIYNALQTNGQTLPDFPLNNGDIVIIPKLPLADPDYDNNLARRSNISAQQPVQITIVGEVTQPGYHILPASLRPLPDALLIAGGASPTADLKNIQVRRLLADGTISEETVDLFTPLMNGEELPSIPLSNGDVVFVPKRPLGDDQDYDHNIVGQSNLAAQQPVQITVLGEVAQPGFHLLDPAPRPLPNALLIAGGTTSEADLRSVRVRRLIGNGTVSEEIVDLFTPLQTGAELPSLRLGNGDVVYVPKIEPGTDQDYDRLLIARSTLANPEMTVRILSYPGQGANLITLRNGSTFSDILNTIPLSQADLRDIAVIRFDPEQGRAVTRKVDVKKLLEGDNSQNIPLQNNDVVVIGRNLLTKLTYSLNTFTQPFRDVLGFLLFFDQLRDSADALFGPGSN; this is translated from the coding sequence ATGAACAGTCAACACTCAACCCTCAACATCCTGCTTTTGGTTTGTTTAGGAGTCATTCAGTGGCCATTTTCTATATTCGCCAGACCCGCCCAAGTTTTGGCCGCCACGAATATCTGTCAACTACCAACTCGTGCCGGTATTTCATCGAACCCAGTCCCTCCGACAGCCAACGGGACAGCCAATGGCGGAAATATTCCCAGTCTAATTCCCAGCCCAATTCCCAGCCTAAATTCTCCGGGTAGCCGCATCCCCGTCTCTCCTGTTGCCGAACCTGACTTACCAAACACTTCGCCACTCCCTACACCCCCCGCCGAAGTACCACGGCAGACGAGGCGCGATCGCGCCAACCGACTAGGACGTTATCGCCTCGGTCCTGGGGATCAAATCTACATAGAAGTGCAACCCTTTAACGAACTCAGCCTGCAAACCGCGATCAACCCAGAAGGCAGTATCGTACTGCCCCTGATCGGGGCAATTTCTCTAGAAAAACTCACTCCTGCCCAAGCCCAACAAAAAATCCAGGCTCAATTAAATCAATATCTCGTCAATCCCATCGTCAGCCTGCAACTGCTGGTGCCAAGACCCATTAACGTCACCATCACTGGAGAAGTTGCCCGACCAGGATTCTATCCCGTCACCCCAACCGGAGCCACCCTCGCCACCCTATTAGCCACTGCCGGAGGCACCACCGCCAATGCCGACTTACGGCAGGTGCGTTTACGTTGGACAGAAAACGATGGCATCCTCAGAGAACAAGAAGTTAACTTGTTAACCCCTTTAACCCAAGGACAACCAATTCCCGATATCCCCCTAGAAGATGGAGATGCGATCGTTGTCCCCAAACGGGAATCCCTGGAAGACCGACAGTATAACCGCAGCCTCATCAGCCGCTCCAACCTAGTAGCCCCCCCGTCTGCCGTAGAAATTACCGTACTGGGAGAAGTCGCTCAACCGGGATTCTATATCCTCCCCCCCTCCATTCGTCCCTTAGCCGATGCCTTACTCATTGCCGGGGGAGCCACTCCTGCCGCCGACCTCCGCTGCGTCATCGTGCGTCGGTTACAAGATGATGGCACTTTAACCGAACCGATTTTCTTAGACATTTATAATGCCTTACAAACCAACGGCCAAACCTTGCCAGACTTTCCCTTAAATAATGGGGATATAGTGATTATTCCCAAACTGCCATTAGCAGATCCAGATTATGACAATAATTTGGCTCGTCGCTCTAATATTTCCGCCCAACAACCTGTACAAATTACCATTGTCGGCGAAGTCACCCAACCGGGTTATCATATACTCCCGGCATCCCTTCGCCCCTTACCAGATGCCTTATTAATCGCTGGGGGAGCCAGTCCAACCGCAGATTTGAAAAATATTCAAGTGCGTCGCTTACTCGCAGATGGCACCATCAGTGAAGAAACCGTTGATTTATTCACTCCTTTAATGAATGGGGAAGAACTTCCTTCCATTCCCTTGAGCAATGGGGATGTAGTATTTGTCCCCAAACGACCATTAGGCGATGATCAAGATTATGATCATAATATCGTCGGTCAATCCAACTTAGCCGCCCAGCAACCTGTGCAAATTACGGTACTCGGAGAAGTAGCTCAACCGGGATTTCATCTTCTGGATCCGGCTCCCCGTCCCCTGCCCAATGCTTTACTGATTGCCGGTGGCACCACCAGTGAAGCGGACTTGCGATCCGTTCGGGTGCGCCGATTAATTGGCAATGGCACCGTTAGTGAAGAAATCGTAGACCTATTTACTCCTTTACAAACCGGGGCAGAATTACCTTCTTTACGCCTAGGAAATGGAGATGTAGTGTATGTGCCGAAAATTGAACCAGGCACCGATCAAGATTATGACCGCTTGCTTATCGCTCGTTCCACCTTGGCCAACCCGGAAATGACTGTCCGAATTTTAAGTTATCCTGGACAAGGGGCAAATTTAATTACCCTACGCAATGGCAGTACCTTTTCGGATATTCTCAACACCATTCCTCTCAGTCAAGCAGATTTAAGAGACATTGCCGTGATTCGCTTTGACCCAGAACAAGGACGTGCTGTCACCCGAAAAGTGGATGTCAAAAAATTACTTGAAGGTGATAACTCCCAGAATATCCCTTTACAAAATAATGATGTGGTGGTGATTGGGCGAAATCTCCTAACCAAGTTGACCTATTCACTGAATACGTTTACCCAGCCTTTTCGCGATGTTCTTGGCTTTTTGCTATTTTTTGATCAGTTACGGGATAGCGCTGATGCTCTCTTTGGACCCGGTTCTAATTAA
- a CDS encoding DegT/DnrJ/EryC1/StrS aminotransferase family protein encodes MSSPTVKVPFVDLQIIHQPIQTDLEKAIASVLHQGDFILGQAVTEFESDFAAACGVNYGIGVACGTDAIALGLKACGIQPGDEVMLPANTFIATLIGVERAGAIPVLVDCDRWTALIDLEAAEKAITPKTRAIVPVHLYGQMVSPQKLRYLAEKYHLIILEDCAQAHLAEKEGDRAGSIGMAAAFSFYPSKNLGAFGDGGIVVTSDPEVAQKMRTLRNYGAPKKYLHTEVGTNSRLDTLQAAILKTKLPHLAQWNQWRNHAGKQYDAALAPLQSQGIRPIQNQSNTGHVYHLYVIQVTEDCPIDRNTLQNILNHQGIQTGIHYPIPCHLQPGYQNLGYHQGDFPHAEMLCEEILSLPMYPGINERHIQQVVTAIESALI; translated from the coding sequence ATGTCTAGCCCTACCGTTAAAGTCCCCTTCGTTGACCTGCAAATTATTCATCAGCCCATTCAAACAGACTTAGAAAAAGCGATCGCCTCTGTACTGCACCAAGGGGATTTCATTTTGGGGCAAGCGGTCACAGAATTTGAGTCTGATTTTGCCGCCGCTTGTGGAGTAAACTATGGCATTGGTGTCGCCTGTGGCACCGACGCGATCGCCTTGGGACTAAAAGCTTGTGGCATCCAACCAGGGGATGAAGTAATGTTACCCGCGAATACCTTCATTGCTACCTTAATTGGGGTGGAAAGGGCTGGGGCAATTCCGGTGTTGGTAGACTGCGATCGCTGGACGGCTTTAATCGATCTGGAAGCAGCGGAAAAAGCCATTACCCCGAAAACCCGTGCGATCGTTCCCGTCCATTTATACGGTCAAATGGTTTCGCCGCAAAAACTCAGATATCTGGCGGAAAAATATCACCTGATTATCCTCGAAGACTGTGCCCAAGCCCACCTAGCGGAAAAAGAAGGCGATCGGGCAGGTTCAATCGGTATGGCAGCCGCTTTCAGCTTCTACCCCAGCAAAAACCTCGGCGCCTTCGGAGATGGGGGCATCGTCGTCACCTCCGACCCCGAAGTCGCCCAAAAAATGCGAACCTTGCGGAATTATGGCGCCCCCAAAAAATACTTACATACCGAAGTGGGCACCAACAGCCGTCTAGACACCTTACAAGCCGCCATTCTCAAAACAAAACTGCCCCATCTTGCCCAATGGAACCAATGGCGTAACCATGCCGGTAAACAATATGACGCCGCATTAGCACCCCTGCAAAGCCAAGGCATTCGACCCATTCAAAATCAAAGCAATACCGGCCATGTATATCACCTCTATGTGATCCAAGTCACCGAAGATTGTCCCATTGACCGCAATACTTTACAAAATATACTCAATCATCAAGGGATTCAAACGGGAATTCATTATCCTATTCCCTGTCATCTACAACCGGGCTATCAAAATTTAGGTTATCATCAGGGTGACTTTCCCCACGCAGAAATGCTCTGCGAGGAAATTTTGTCATTACCAATGTATCCGGGCATCAACGAAAGGCATATTCAGCAAGTTGTCACCGCCATTGAATCAGCTTTGATCTAA
- a CDS encoding tyrosine-protein kinase domain-containing protein encodes MAPSIVKRYQIAFAKYKWFGFAVVVLCLAGAGVIVMTKETPETTYDARGILSYYHPPVTFSDTGGLIQEQGKALTEEILKSDFVLNTAAAKVQEDPKRIRKTFTVRLPKPDSPPVITVYYDGAPSKERGLEIMEALLDAMIEQSRLINTERLRTLITTINQRLPEVEQNLDQAERKLEQYERQQGVAILAARSGSLASEIVANQAQQAQLQMQIEGVQGQMIDLEERLGLTVDQAYVSQALSADPIIADIRAALHQIETQISLSSKNFRPAHPQMVELRKQQEAYNQLLENRAAEVIGGDGITAPLLSGTQIRKDSSLDPERQRLAQTLIGLSTQKESLEGQLSAMTKREAELRREYATLPNLQLEQQRLAQQVALHKQRYDRMQTALSDALAAEAETVSSLLKQNPYVNTNKPQPFSAMLTVVMAGVIGTVLGGGIIFVLSLLEGKYYTMEEIKAGLQGLDLRVLGILPEVISSDPESNLMPLILDSPSPYLSFCEQLRSNLRRLGEKQIKMLLITSVGIDEGKSFCAYNLAIASARAGKRTLIIETDLRSASACRSLKLTPDTSARLEPLRYYSDLSHCIRLAPEVEELYIIPSVGPLPNSAAILESNEMRRIIKEAAHRFDMVVLEAPPLSVCNDAFLLEPLTDGMAIVTRPGYTQSSLLAEYIEPLIEQEETTILGGIINGADIPVNFAENPSEFLPEYPPTTDSFEQFEPSGADISVNGVRGDRSRSQESKNESSKIA; translated from the coding sequence ATGGCTCCTTCAATTGTTAAGCGTTATCAAATAGCTTTTGCTAAATACAAATGGTTCGGATTCGCCGTAGTGGTACTCTGTTTGGCCGGTGCGGGTGTCATCGTTATGACCAAGGAAACGCCGGAAACCACTTATGATGCTAGAGGTATCCTGAGCTATTATCATCCGCCTGTAACTTTTTCCGATACGGGAGGACTGATTCAAGAACAAGGAAAAGCACTGACGGAGGAAATTCTAAAATCTGATTTTGTGCTGAATACTGCTGCTGCCAAAGTTCAGGAAGATCCGAAAAGGATTAGAAAAACGTTTACTGTTCGCTTACCGAAGCCAGACTCCCCCCCTGTGATTACCGTTTACTATGACGGTGCTCCCAGTAAAGAAAGAGGGCTGGAAATTATGGAAGCCTTATTGGATGCAATGATTGAGCAGAGTCGGTTGATTAATACGGAAAGATTGCGGACTTTGATTACGACAATTAATCAACGATTACCAGAGGTGGAACAGAATCTCGATCAAGCGGAACGAAAATTAGAACAGTATGAACGGCAACAAGGAGTGGCAATTTTAGCCGCCCGTTCTGGCAGTTTGGCCAGTGAAATTGTTGCGAATCAAGCGCAACAAGCTCAACTCCAAATGCAAATTGAAGGGGTGCAAGGGCAAATGATCGATTTAGAGGAAAGATTGGGATTAACGGTGGATCAAGCTTATGTGTCCCAAGCCCTGAGCGCCGATCCGATTATTGCGGATATCCGAGCGGCATTACATCAAATTGAAACTCAGATTTCACTGTCGAGTAAGAATTTTCGGCCTGCCCATCCTCAGATGGTTGAGTTACGCAAACAGCAAGAAGCGTATAACCAACTGTTAGAAAATCGTGCCGCTGAGGTGATTGGAGGAGATGGAATTACGGCACCTTTGTTGAGTGGGACGCAAATTAGAAAAGATAGTAGTTTAGATCCCGAACGGCAGCGGTTAGCCCAAACGCTGATTGGTTTATCGACTCAGAAAGAAAGCTTAGAAGGTCAGCTTAGTGCAATGACGAAACGAGAAGCGGAGTTGAGAAGAGAATATGCGACCCTGCCTAATTTGCAGTTGGAACAACAACGGTTAGCCCAGCAGGTAGCGTTGCATAAACAACGCTACGATCGCATGCAAACCGCTTTGTCTGATGCTCTCGCGGCTGAGGCGGAAACCGTCAGCAGTTTGTTGAAGCAAAACCCCTATGTAAATACCAACAAGCCCCAACCATTCAGCGCTATGTTGACGGTGGTTATGGCTGGTGTGATTGGTACGGTGTTGGGTGGCGGAATCATTTTTGTGCTGTCTTTGCTCGAAGGCAAATACTACACAATGGAAGAAATCAAGGCGGGTTTACAGGGATTAGATTTGCGGGTTTTGGGGATTTTGCCCGAGGTGATTTCCTCAGATCCAGAGAGTAATTTAATGCCACTAATTTTAGACTCTCCCAGTCCCTATTTGAGTTTTTGTGAACAACTCCGCAGTAACTTACGGCGTTTGGGAGAAAAGCAGATCAAAATGTTGTTAATTACCAGCGTGGGAATAGATGAAGGCAAGAGTTTTTGTGCGTATAATTTGGCGATCGCCTCAGCGAGAGCGGGCAAACGCACTCTGATTATTGAAACCGATTTGCGATCGGCTTCTGCTTGTCGTTCCCTAAAATTAACTCCAGATACTTCAGCCAGATTAGAACCTTTACGTTACTATAGCGATTTGAGTCATTGTATTCGCTTGGCTCCAGAAGTAGAAGAACTTTATATTATTCCTAGTGTTGGGCCATTACCAAATAGCGCGGCTATTCTTGAATCTAATGAAATGCGGCGAATTATTAAAGAAGCTGCTCATCGGTTTGATATGGTGGTTTTAGAGGCGCCTCCTTTGAGTGTTTGTAATGATGCATTTCTGTTAGAACCATTAACTGATGGGATGGCGATCGTGACTCGACCAGGTTACACTCAAAGCAGTTTGCTGGCGGAATATATTGAGCCCTTAATTGAACAAGAGGAAACCACAATATTGGGTGGGATTATTAATGGGGCGGATATTCCGGTAAATTTTGCCGAAAATCCCAGTGAATTTTTACCAGAATATCCACCTACCACTGACTCTTTTGAACAATTTGAACCCTCTGGTGCCGACATTTCTGTTAACGGTGTTCGGGGCGATCGCTCTCGTTCCCAAGAGTCTAAGAACGAGAGTAGTAAAATCGCCTAA
- the rnhA gene encoding ribonuclease HI, translated as MTIKSIYTDGSCNGNPGRGGWAAIICYQDGQIHEMGGGDPSTTNNRMEMQGAIAALEFFKKSGQIEPIILHTDSEYLIKGITQWIHGWKNKDWKTASGKPVLNQDLWQKLDGLNSSVIKWQHVRGHSGDRYNERCDAIAKAYAFGNKVKLQEYQPKSHSPIERLQCSGNSDHKLSDLNMDINLNASSESIDSLPREVRVNQLRNLIETLQIADEISTKGYLITSSELADLMDVNASAVTSRGDNWVWRNWIVSRVRREGNQILWQLERVDLVSEEAAES; from the coding sequence ATGACAATTAAAAGCATTTATACCGATGGATCTTGTAACGGCAACCCTGGGCGTGGTGGCTGGGCTGCAATTATTTGTTATCAGGATGGGCAGATCCATGAAATGGGGGGAGGGGATCCCAGTACCACTAATAACCGGATGGAAATGCAAGGGGCGATCGCCGCCTTGGAATTTTTCAAGAAATCTGGACAAATTGAGCCAATTATTTTGCATACGGATAGCGAATACTTAATCAAAGGAATTACCCAATGGATTCATGGGTGGAAAAATAAAGACTGGAAAACTGCCAGCGGTAAACCTGTGCTGAATCAAGACTTGTGGCAAAAGTTAGATGGCCTCAACTCTTCTGTCATTAAATGGCAACATGTGCGCGGTCATAGTGGCGATCGATACAATGAACGATGTGATGCGATCGCCAAAGCTTATGCATTTGGTAACAAAGTCAAACTTCAAGAATATCAACCAAAATCCCACAGTCCGATAGAGAGGTTACAATGTTCGGGGAACTCTGACCATAAACTCTCTGATTTAAATATGGACATTAATCTTAACGCATCTTCTGAATCTATAGATTCCTTACCTCGTGAGGTTAGGGTAAACCAACTGAGAAACTTGATCGAGACTCTGCAAATTGCTGATGAAATTTCCACGAAAGGGTATTTAATTACCAGTTCCGAACTCGCAGACTTGATGGATGTCAATGCCAGTGCTGTCACCAGTCGTGGTGATAATTGGGTATGGCGTAATTGGATTGTGTCACGAGTGCGGCGCGAAGGAAACCAAATTCTCTGGCAATTAGAAAGAGTGGATTTGGTCAGTGAAGAAGCAGCAGAAAGCTAA
- a CDS encoding adenosine-specific kinase has protein sequence MLVAPNIGYLCNLQEIEVKTMELKSVAVEIPEGANVIIGHSHFIKTVEDLHEILVGISGSVKFGLAFCEASGPCLIRVTGNDDRLQAIATKNAQAIAAGHSFVILMQQAFPVNFLNAIKQCQEVCTIYCATANPVEVILAETAQGRGILGVIDGFSPKGVETPEDVKHRKDFLRQIGYKL, from the coding sequence ATGCTGGTTGCCCCAAATATCGGATATTTGTGTAATTTACAAGAAATCGAGGTAAAAACGATGGAACTCAAATCCGTAGCTGTAGAAATTCCCGAAGGGGCCAATGTCATCATTGGTCACTCTCACTTTATTAAGACCGTGGAAGATTTACATGAAATTCTGGTAGGAATTTCTGGGTCAGTCAAATTTGGTCTGGCTTTTTGCGAGGCTTCTGGCCCTTGCTTAATTCGGGTTACAGGAAATGATGATCGTCTGCAAGCGATCGCCACCAAAAATGCCCAAGCGATCGCCGCAGGTCACAGCTTCGTCATTCTGATGCAGCAAGCATTTCCGGTCAACTTCTTGAATGCCATCAAACAATGTCAAGAAGTCTGCACAATTTACTGCGCCACCGCTAACCCCGTAGAAGTGATTTTGGCGGAAACCGCACAAGGACGAGGAATTCTCGGCGTCATCGATGGCTTTTCTCCCAAAGGCGTAGAAACCCCAGAAGACGTGAAGCACCGCAAAGATTTTCTGCGACAAATCGGCTATAAGCTTTGA
- a CDS encoding cyanoexosortase B system-associated protein, translated as MLKQSSLMRILLLLLLLLLLGGANIPSYLQGIKPWKEPPPVPGLKKLQELQSNGIQVAGWETVNKVTIEAGGRKWLLHELNQNNQMALLLLRSQRGSTEQPQVEWMDINGYWRWKSDSETWSEFTVEIPGTDPRFLEETGDLKPETGDLKGALKPENGDLKQKLALVEARYFRGVTRQQTYAIMQWYAFPDGGHPKASRWFWRDRLYQISGKREPWVAVCIIMPIEPYGDIEKARPLIESLAKTVQATLMAEAFNNISAR; from the coding sequence GTGTTAAAGCAATCTTCACTAATGAGAATATTATTACTGTTGCTCCTGCTATTACTATTGGGAGGAGCAAACATACCCAGCTATCTCCAGGGTATCAAGCCTTGGAAAGAACCCCCCCCAGTTCCAGGGCTGAAAAAACTACAAGAATTACAAAGTAATGGCATTCAAGTGGCTGGATGGGAAACCGTAAACAAAGTGACAATCGAAGCCGGGGGGCGGAAATGGTTACTCCATGAACTCAACCAAAACAATCAGATGGCATTATTGCTCCTGCGATCGCAACGGGGATCGACGGAACAACCCCAAGTTGAATGGATGGATATTAATGGATATTGGCGATGGAAATCTGACTCTGAAACCTGGTCTGAATTTACCGTGGAAATACCGGGCACAGATCCCCGGTTTCTTGAAGAAACCGGGGATCTAAAACCAGAAACCGGGGATCTAAAAGGGGCTCTAAAGCCAGAAAACGGGGATCTAAAACAAAAATTAGCATTAGTTGAAGCCCGCTATTTCCGGGGTGTCACCAGGCAGCAAACCTACGCCATCATGCAATGGTATGCCTTCCCTGATGGAGGACATCCCAAAGCGAGCCGTTGGTTTTGGCGCGATCGCCTCTACCAAATCTCTGGCAAACGGGAACCTTGGGTAGCCGTATGTATCATCATGCCCATTGAACCTTACGGTGACATTGAAAAAGCCCGACCCCTCATCGAATCTCTTGCCAAAACCGTTCAAGCGACCTTAATGGCAGAAGCGTTTAACAATATATCTGCACGGTAA
- a CDS encoding ChaN family lipoprotein, which translates to MLKLQIYSLVLLLIGTLAVSQKPVLSNEGIVNSVEPYPIKSSSSNPSAQEILKQLFDANVIYLGETHDNPADHAAKLEIIQQMSRNNKIAIAMEMFQRPYQSVLDEYLRGNLSEAELIEQTEYQNRWGFPWEFYAPILRFAQENQIPVLALNVPNEITRQVARQGLESLTAEQKKFIPPFSEIRTDNLEYRQLIREVYDAIHQNHGSSDNFENFFLAQVLWDETMAEVIAKFRQANPDYQIIVLAGKGHIVYGYGIPSRVLRRVTEQNTEQNTEKNKREPFRQLSVLLSPIPELEWDTNKPLADFVWPTSAEISGAE; encoded by the coding sequence ATGCTCAAACTTCAAATTTATAGCCTGGTTTTGTTGCTGATCGGCACCTTAGCGGTTAGTCAGAAACCTGTTTTATCGAATGAAGGGATTGTCAATTCCGTAGAACCTTACCCCATCAAATCCTCATCATCAAACCCATCCGCCCAAGAGATTTTAAAACAACTGTTTGATGCCAATGTAATTTACTTAGGAGAAACCCATGATAATCCAGCGGATCATGCAGCAAAATTAGAGATTATTCAGCAAATGAGCCGAAACAACAAAATTGCGATCGCCATGGAAATGTTCCAGCGACCTTATCAAAGTGTTTTAGACGAATACCTCCGAGGCAACCTCAGTGAAGCCGAACTCATTGAACAAACAGAATATCAAAACCGCTGGGGGTTTCCTTGGGAATTTTATGCCCCAATCTTACGGTTTGCTCAAGAAAATCAAATCCCCGTATTAGCCTTAAATGTTCCCAATGAAATTACCCGCCAAGTTGCCCGCCAAGGGTTAGAAAGTTTGACAGCAGAACAAAAAAAATTTATTCCTCCATTTTCAGAAATTCGCACAGATAACCTTGAATATCGTCAGTTAATCCGCGAAGTATATGACGCAATTCACCAAAATCATGGCAGTAGTGATAACTTTGAAAATTTCTTTTTAGCCCAAGTTCTTTGGGACGAAACAATGGCCGAAGTCATTGCCAAATTTCGGCAAGCTAACCCCGATTATCAAATCATTGTGTTAGCCGGAAAAGGTCATATTGTTTATGGTTATGGCATCCCCAGTCGAGTCCTGAGAAGAGTCACTGAACAAAACACCGAGCAAAACACCGAAAAAAACAAGCGAGAACCTTTTCGCCAACTTTCGGTACTTTTAAGTCCCATCCCGGAATTAGAATGGGACACAAACAAACCGCTCGCTGATTTTGTTTGGCCAACATCAGCAGAAATATCCGGGGCTGAGTAA
- a CDS encoding response regulator transcription factor, giving the protein MSKKILIVDDEPHIRILISQTLEELEDEGVELLTATNGEEALEIIQQEKPDLVFLDVMMPKMNGFEVCQKVKNELGMPNIYIIMLTAKGQEFDKQKGNEAGADLYMTKPFDPDEILAKAMEVLG; this is encoded by the coding sequence ATGTCTAAAAAGATATTAATTGTCGATGATGAACCCCATATCAGAATTTTGATTTCGCAAACCCTGGAAGAATTGGAGGATGAAGGGGTAGAATTGCTAACAGCCACCAATGGGGAAGAAGCATTAGAAATCATTCAACAGGAAAAGCCTGATTTGGTATTTCTTGATGTAATGATGCCAAAAATGAACGGTTTTGAAGTTTGTCAAAAGGTGAAAAATGAGTTAGGAATGCCAAATATTTACATTATTATGCTCACCGCCAAAGGCCAAGAGTTTGATAAACAAAAAGGCAATGAAGCCGGGGCAGACCTTTACATGACCAAACCTTTTGACCCCGATGAAATTTTGGCAAAAGCAATGGAAGTTTTAGGTTAA
- a CDS encoding tRNA-(ms[2]io[6]A)-hydroxylase encodes MVSPTLPKIKFLKQPTLNEWVEQALSNLDTILLDHSHCERKAAGVALNLMFRYPSNTKLVRQLTAIAQEELEHFEQVNQILEQRGIPLGPLSAPPYAAGLKAAIRRDEPKRLLDSLLISALIEARSHERLGLLGTHCPDADLAKFYRGLMASEARHYGIYWVLANTYFDPTEVTERLEELSTVESDLLATLHPEPRIHS; translated from the coding sequence GTGGTGTCCCCTACTTTGCCGAAAATCAAGTTTCTCAAGCAACCAACTTTGAACGAGTGGGTCGAACAAGCTTTATCTAATCTCGATACGATTCTCTTGGATCATTCCCACTGCGAACGGAAAGCGGCAGGAGTTGCCTTAAATTTAATGTTTCGTTATCCGTCGAATACGAAGCTAGTCCGACAACTGACCGCGATCGCCCAAGAAGAACTAGAACACTTTGAACAAGTCAACCAAATATTAGAACAACGGGGCATTCCCCTCGGTCCCCTTTCCGCCCCTCCTTATGCGGCTGGACTCAAAGCGGCAATTCGGCGAGATGAACCCAAAAGATTATTAGATTCTCTGCTGATTTCCGCATTAATTGAAGCCCGCAGTCACGAACGTTTGGGATTACTTGGCACCCATTGCCCTGATGCAGATTTGGCGAAATTTTATCGCGGATTAATGGCATCCGAAGCCCGACATTATGGCATTTATTGGGTATTAGCCAATACTTATTTTGACCCCACAGAAGTCACCGAAAGGTTAGAAGAATTATCCACCGTGGAAAGTGATTTATTAGCCACATTGCATCCCGAACCTCGGATACATAGTTAG